tatgAATGCCTAATGTGGTAACAAATTAAACCATCACCTTAACTcggtcacagaaaacatattatgtacaagtacagaagattcacttaCGAACAACACAATACGGCGCAATTtagttcgaacaaaattattagcaagccgtttatttacctacagtttttatttttattaaatctactCAAACAACGTTAGGATTGtctttaaatcaaaataaaaaaaaaatatatttgaaaattttttgtttCACCTCTACAGCGTCTCATAGTAGTCGTGTTGagtcgtttttttttaactttacctaTCTAGGAACATttgggttattaagacgaatctgacgatatcttaattacgtaaatccgtttagCGGTTTGCATGATATGAGgtattaaacaatattacatacatacacacatacaagatacgcgcgaaaagcCCTTCTTGCAGTCAATATAGACAGATACTGGATGTATCATGATAAAACGCAAATATATAACATTTGTAAAGTATGTACCTAAAGTCCGCCATTGCTTTCCTACGAGGCCTGTACGTGCTCGCGACATAGACTTTGTTTTTCCCGCGCGCGCTATATCTGTACGTGGCCGCCTTACCATAGTGCATGCAATGGCGTTGACGAATTATTATCGATTGTTTTGCTTTTGAtcaattttagtaaaataaataatacttcaaCATTATAGTGTAAGAGGCTGCGGACAACCGGCTGTATTCATTTGTTTATGTGAAGTGAACaataatttactattaattaaccagcggacgcccgcgacttcgcgtgaaatatagtttttcacaaatcgcctgggaaccatggattttccgagatgaaaagtatagcctatgtgttaattcagagtatttatttccattccaaatttcaactgaaTCGGTtttgtagttgcggcgttaaagagtaacaaacatccacacaaactttcgcgattataatattagtaaaagtaaattattattgtgtaaaaaaataacgtaactGAACTGATATTACTTTAGAATTGAGCGTTGAGCGATCCAAtccaatgaaaattaaaatattaacaattccCTTCATAAATTACACTCTGATAATTTATGAAGGGAAAttcattttcttgtttatttccTTGGATGGTCTCTTTAAGTCCAATATGGTGGAGGCGGACTAAGTTCTGTAACACTCCTACAATGTGTCGGCAGCCTTAGACCTAGTTCGGACTACATAAGTATTTTGGTCGAGTACGatcaatttttggatttaccgctcaaaaattgttcgtactcgactaaaatacttaagtagtctgtacggcctattagCACGGCATCGCCGGGTAGATACTtacgtatccgttacgtgacgaGGCGTAATAGTGAGTTCTGAGTCACgtaaaaattatgtatgacaGAATAATTTGTTcccctttaaattaaaaaaaaaaaatctccgggGAAACTACAGCATTTTTTATGGTTAagatttgttataaatattattaatataaaaaactactTCGCTAATAATgcattattagttattatgaGTTTTTTAAATCACGGTTAAAGTAAGTACAATATTCGTCACcagtatttaattttgaaaaaaattccCTTGGCCTCATTTAAGTGCTTTCAATGAATATCTCATGTTGTACGTGTGTTGAGCTGATTGCCGAAGCATCAGCAATCGCAGTTTTCCAGTTTCCGGTGTTAACTAGTGTGCGGCGCCGTGTCGCCGCGTAGTGATGTAGTCTCTCACTCAAACCGTTCCTTTCATTCCAGGGCTAAGTGGTGAGTGCACACGCGTGGCGAGCGGCGGCGGCGCAGTGAGCGAGCGGGGTAGTAGTGTATAGAGAGGACTGTAAGTAGCCGCGCTGTCGGCGTGGGCGGGCGGGTGCGGTGTCGTGCTACATTCGTTATTTATCTGCGGGCGGAGAGCCCAGGAAGCTTTTCGTTTTTCAaagcagaggttcccaaacttatTTTTCTCAAAGACCATTTTGAAAACTTAGCTGGTTCCGGAGGTCCCCCTGCATTCTTACGATTGCCCAAAAgtcgataaaataaaataaattgtatcacGCCTGTATAATGCAGGCTAAGGATGTCCAGTTGTCGAGTGCGTGACAGCGAAAACGATTTCACTTTTGATTTTCTTTATCATAACTGCAAGCAGTCATTTACCGCGTAGTATCTTTTCCACTAGAAAGTCCCTTAGTATTCTTATTAATACAATATCTTTTTCCTCATTTCGTGTATGTTGTGGTTACgagtattgtaaatttttattgacttgACATATCTATGGGCTGAAGCTGTGGAGTATTAATTTTAGCCTGagagaacactgtctgaaaaacctaaatccgTATGATATCTTTACATGGATTGAATTAACATCATCGGggtagcaccgccttcaaattgatcagtagGTGCTCAACAGCAAAGCAGCAGgtacataatatgatgttatttatcgctttttagtttagtcagtaagttttgtttttgaagtcggtttaatttttttttaaataaaatattgttttgttctTGACTAGACTTCAATCAATATTTACACAAAAGATtacgttatttaataaaagaataaatacattttcatttgAAACAGTATagatctttttaaccgacttcaaaaaaaggaggaggttatcaattcgtcggaatcttttttttatgtatgttcacagGCGAAGAcgaagatttgattttttttcctttgagagggtatgctttccaattggtcccatagtaatcatgtcaggatctgacgttgggatcctggagaaatcgaggggaactttcaaaaatcgtaagggcgactatagcgttttatatttttttcattaaccactttaaagcactacaacttcatgaaggtctggagttgatCTCATGATGGAGTCGCAacacacacgagggaactctttaacggtttacaacagttaccttgtgtttgaacttgataaatttgtttcGACAAGAAccttccacctagatgggttgtgattgccattaggggtctgatgatggagacgagggacaatTAAGGAACCTCCTCAAATgattacagtagctaccttgtgtttaggctcgatgaatttgtattgatgagaactttaaaTTTAGATGTGTTGTAACTATGATTTAAATAACACAGCACtaccttggtaccgccttcaaactgatcgcactgagtGAAGAATATAaataccgccttcaaactgatcgcactgagtGAAGaacataaatagtaaatacatttttataattttgaagtcggttgtatttttttattaaaatttttagttcaCAGTTTTGAACTGGATGTTCAAAAGAAGTTTGTTggtcaatttttttgttatatcccACCAAATATCGAGTAAATAGAAGAACAAAATATGTTTTGCGAAAATTTAATTGCTTGTTTTCTTGAGAATATCCAAGTAGAGTATTTTTTACACTAATCAttaaaaacacacaaaaaagtaaacaagaattctttacttattttattctttcGTTATTTTGACATCacttcgaaactactgaattaattcaaatgacacttccatgatttGAGTTCATACTACGAAAAAGGTCATAGCATAGGTACTTTTTAGTGCGAATATTAAACCTAAGGGTGGTGAAATAGcgtttgaaagtttgtaaggaaaGTCCTTCACTTTTCATATTGGTGTATGTGTTAtgcattaaatattaaaattaatgtacatcaagaattttcaaaagttctcaacaattaaagatttaattgttGAGGACATCACATCGATTCTTATGACTTAAGACACTAGTTTGTCTTTAATGGTAAGAAACAATTTGATGTCCTCGACAACGGCAAACCCAATGCCTGCTCGCTCGTCGGAGTCCGACCTGCGAGCAGCACGCGCTCGCACTAGTGCCGGCCCTGGCCCGCAGgctggcggcgcgcggcgcggaCGCGGGCCCCGGCAAGAAGCCGCGCGACGCGGGCCCGCTGGAGCCGCTGCTGGACGGCGACGCGCCGCCCTCGCTGGAGGAGGTGCGCGGCTGGGGGCAGTCGTTCGAGCGGCTCATGCGCAGCGCCGCCGGCCGCAAGGTGTTCCGCGACTTCCTGCGCGGCGAGTACTCGGAGGAGAACATCATGTTCTGGCTGGCGTGCGAGGAGCTCAAGCGCGAGAGCGACCCCGACGCCGTGGAGGAGAAGGCGCGCTTCATCTACGAGGACTACATCTCCATCCTGTCGCCCAAAGAGGTGAGGCGCGTCTCTCGTGCGCGGGCGAGACTCGTGCATTTGTGAGCGCATGGCGATTTATTCAGTATTAGTATTTAACATTGTTTCCAGGGTGTTGCCTGTCCCACTCGTACCAGTCAGAGATTGACTGAAGTCAGCCAGCTTGCGATATTGAGCCATCTtgtaatgttgtaaaagtcCAGCGGCGATAAAATATTTCGAAGAAATTTTGTGACatcttcttttttcttctagggggtgataagtgatcgatactgatgccaaaaataggtagggtaggggtttggtagggtagggtgggtgtagtttaggggtagcgtagggtaggggtagggttgagtccgTACTCAT
This sequence is a window from Bicyclus anynana chromosome 16, ilBicAnyn1.1, whole genome shotgun sequence. Protein-coding genes within it:
- the LOC128198863 gene encoding regulator of G-protein signaling 19 isoform X2, producing the protein MCSLAALARGCRPAAKPCCLCWCCCCSCSWAKWLAARGADAGPGKKPRDAGPLEPLLDGDAPPSLEEVRGWGQSFERLMRSAAGRKVFRDFLRGEYSEENIMFWLACEELKRESDPDAVEEKARFIYEDYISILSPKEVSLDSRVRETVNRNMVEPTPHTFDEAQLQIYTLMHRDSYPRFVSSPLYKTLARLAAPEPPPPPAAAAAAAAAPT